One genomic window of Tenacibaculum tangerinum includes the following:
- a CDS encoding energy transducer TonB has product MPFKKGERRADADNVVNFTKVDVSPSFTSCINLPVQEKDACFREEIHKRIATSLQQYNFTTATNLNEEVVIKLLINKKGKFLVEKIIASKTIDSQLPALDSIIKLTIAKLPTVQPAMKRGVPVTTQYQLPITIKTP; this is encoded by the coding sequence ATGCCTTTTAAAAAAGGCGAACGTAGAGCTGATGCAGATAATGTAGTTAATTTTACAAAAGTTGATGTTTCTCCTAGCTTCACCAGTTGTATAAATTTACCTGTTCAGGAGAAAGATGCATGTTTTAGAGAAGAAATTCATAAAAGAATAGCAACCAGTTTGCAACAATATAACTTTACAACAGCTACTAATTTAAACGAAGAGGTGGTTATAAAGTTACTTATTAACAAAAAAGGGAAGTTTCTAGTAGAGAAAATTATAGCTTCTAAGACGATTGATAGTCAGTTGCCTGCATTAGACAGTATTATCAAATTAACAATTGCCAAACTACCCACAGTTCAACCTGCTATGAAGAGAGGAGTTCCAGTTACAACACAATATCAATTGCCGATTACTATAAAAACGCCCTAA
- a CDS encoding tetratricopeptide repeat protein: MRIKILLIVFVIGLLKVEAQVSTFKTIDSLVNIGRYQTALTKLHKMDTTFQSTSKIASIYASIDNYKQASLHYEKALELQDDYTTKVRLAKAYQKQKNLQKAIAIYEAIVSKDPKNLLIQYQLGKLYTQTKQPAKAIDTFKNITKQDSTNANYHYRLGLAYGMLKKQNLKINSFLEAYKNDHEHIQSIHQLALAYTFLRDKDSASLFVDRGLAIDKNHINLNKLKINNLYIKEQFSEAIQLLKRIDSLEPNEHYTQKMLGRSYFHLKKYDEAKEHFNKALRIDRSDFKAYTYLGDINFEKKKFYKAQLDYMIATTAGKEPRDVEYYQLGNVYEKLGNPEQALKSYKRAFEENRKNYRALYQLALKSEDYYKDKRIAYKHYSNYVKRFEKKDTLLTKHAKTRLKEIKKFYFLQGEVLE, translated from the coding sequence GTGAGAATCAAAATTTTACTGATTGTTTTTGTAATAGGACTGCTAAAAGTTGAAGCGCAAGTTTCAACTTTTAAAACGATTGATAGTTTAGTAAATATAGGTCGCTATCAAACAGCATTGACAAAGTTGCATAAAATGGATACGACGTTTCAATCTACTTCAAAAATAGCCTCCATATATGCATCTATCGATAATTACAAACAAGCCTCTTTACATTATGAGAAAGCATTAGAACTGCAAGATGATTATACCACAAAAGTAAGATTAGCAAAAGCATATCAAAAACAGAAAAATTTACAAAAAGCCATTGCCATTTATGAGGCTATCGTAAGCAAAGACCCTAAAAACTTACTTATTCAATACCAACTCGGAAAATTATACACACAAACGAAGCAACCTGCTAAGGCGATTGATACGTTTAAGAATATTACTAAGCAGGATAGCACGAATGCAAACTATCATTACCGATTAGGACTAGCCTATGGAATGTTGAAAAAACAAAACCTCAAAATAAATAGCTTTTTAGAAGCTTATAAAAACGATCATGAGCATATTCAGTCGATTCATCAATTGGCATTGGCGTACACTTTTTTACGAGATAAAGACTCGGCAAGTCTCTTTGTAGATAGGGGGTTAGCAATAGATAAAAATCACATTAATTTAAACAAATTAAAAATTAATAATTTATATATAAAAGAACAATTTTCTGAAGCCATTCAACTATTGAAACGAATAGATTCTTTAGAACCTAATGAACACTACACCCAAAAAATGTTAGGACGTAGTTATTTTCATCTAAAGAAATATGACGAGGCAAAAGAACACTTTAATAAGGCTTTAAGAATTGATAGGTCAGATTTTAAAGCCTATACCTATTTAGGCGATATTAATTTTGAAAAGAAAAAGTTTTACAAAGCTCAGTTAGATTATATGATTGCTACAACGGCAGGAAAAGAACCCAGAGACGTTGAATATTACCAGTTAGGCAATGTATATGAAAAATTAGGCAATCCTGAACAGGCGTTAAAGTCTTACAAAAGAGCTTTTGAAGAAAATAGAAAAAATTACAGAGCCTTGTACCAATTGGCTCTCAAGAGTGAAGATTACTATAAAGATAAAAGGATAGCCTACAAGCATTATTCAAACTATGTAAAACGTTTTGAGAAAAAAGACACTCTGCTAACAAAGCATGCTAAAACACGGTTAAAAGAAATTAAAAAATTCTATTTCTTACAAGGAGAGGTTTTAGAATAA